The DNA sequence GTTCTGCAATTCTCAAAAGCCCTTTATCCAGTTGTTCTACAACTTCTCTGATGGTATTTTGTACGTCTTCTTCTTGGAGTAATGCTCTGTTATCCCAAGCTCTTTCTATAATTTCTCTCATGTTCTTTTAGTTCTGTTCTTTTGGTCGATGTTTTAGCTGAAGTCCCATTAAAAAGTTTCTCAAAATTTGATCTTTACATTTCATGAATTTGGGATGACTCGGTGCTCTAAAAAAGTTATTGAGTTCTCCTTTACCCATTCTAAAATCTGCTAAATCTAATACCTCCAACATGTCTGTATCTTTATAATTTAAAGCAATCTTTAGTTTTCTGAGTACTAAATTATTGTTCATTTTGGACTCTGCTTTCATTTCTCTATTCGGGTCTTTCCCTCTTTTGAGCATAATAAATCCGTTTAAGAAATAAGCCAAATCCTTATCATAAAGCATTTTAAACTCCTCATCTTTTTCTGGTTTTAACCAATTTGACACTTCGGATCTATTCACGGTTTTACCCGCTTCTTCAAACAAAGAAATCATTTGCTGATCACTAAAATTAAAGGTATATCTCAGTCTTTTGAGAACATCATTGTTGTTCATACATTCGCTTTAAATTGGAGACAAAAAAATCCCCAAAAATATTCTTACAAAATAAAGTTATTTTGGGGATTTAATAAAGTAAAATTCGAGATTCTCAAAGGAAGTAACAAATTAGTTTCCGAAAATGGATTTTTTCACTAGAAAGTGAAACCTACTGCCAGTTTAATATTTAAGATTTTAATATCTGAAAATCCCTTGTTATCTAAGTTTGTAAGTGGGTAATTAAAAGAGGCATTAAGATTTAGAAAATGGTTCACATGGTATTCCATTCCCATAATAACTCCTATAAATAATGTTTGAAGATTATCTTTGGGTTGCGTTCTTTCTGTTTTAAAAACTTCTTTCCCGTCTTCTCCTACATATTTATAACCATATTCAAAATCGGTTTTCAATAAAGTGGAGAATTCCAGTCCTCCAAATGGTACAAATTTCTCAGATTGATTATCTTTAAGAATGATTGGGATATCCAAAAACTCCATCTTAGCAGAAGACTGACCGTAGTCTAACTTGTTTAAACCAGTTACGGCTCCCATATATTCGTTCATTTTATCAGGAACAATAAATCCTAAATTCCAACCTTTGTGGGAATAGAAAAGTCCTGTTTCAATCAGTAAATCTTTATTCTTCTTTGATAAAGGAAACTGAACATAAGCACCAAAATGGTAAGCTATTCTCGATTCATTACCGATGATATCATTACCAGTTGTCATCGAATAGTTTAAACCAGAACGAATTCCAAATTGCGTTTTCTTTACACGGTGTATTTGTCGTTTTTTATCTTTGTCTCGTCTATTTTGAGCGGTAGAAATTCCGACAATGCAGAAAATAAAGCTCAACAGTAGTATTCTTCTCATATCTTATAGTTTCTTGCTCCAAAAATGGTTGATCCTACCCTTATCATATTGGAACCTTCTTCAATAGCCAACAGGTAATCTCCACTCATTCCCATAGATAAAATCTCTAATTGAGGGAATTTTGATCTCATTTCTCGAAAGAAAGTATTCATTTTTCTAAATTCCTGTTTGGTGACCTCTTCATTAGATGTTAATGAGCCCATTGCCATCATTCCTTTGATTCGAATATTCGGATAATGCTCTAACGATTTTTCGAAGAAATATTGTGCTTCTTGGAAACTAAATCCATGTTTTGACAGTTCATTCTCTGCCAAGTGAATTTGAATCAAACAATCGATTACTCGTTCATTGGTCACTGCTCGTTTCTGTATTTCTTTAGCGAGTTTTTCGGAATCCAAAGAATGAATTAAACTAACAAAAGGGGCAATATATTTCACCTTATTTGTTTGCAAATGACCTATCAAATGCCATTGAATATCTTTTGGCAATTGCTCGTGCTTTTCTCTTAATTCTTGTACCTTATTCTCTCCAAAAACTCTTTGACCGCCTTCATAAGCAATCATAATATCCTCAGAGGGTTTGGTTTTCGAAACAGCAACAAGAGTGACTTGCTCACCAATTTCTTTTTTGATATTTGCTATTGATTGATTAATAGCATGCGATTCTTTAATACTCATAAATCACTAATCCTGATCGTAATTTTGGTTCGATAAAAGTACTTTTTGCAGGCATAATTAAACCTTTATCTGCCACTGTTTTCAGTTGGTTTATTTTTACAGGTTTTAAACAAAATGCCAATTTACTGTTATCAGAACCGATTCTTTTTTCGATTTCTCTAAAATCTGTATTTCCAGGTACAAATTTCACTCTTTTATCGTTCTTAACGTCATAAATTCCCAAAATAGGACGCAAAATTGTATTGCTCAAGATTTGAGAATCTAATTCGTCTACATATTGTTCTATGGTATAATTTTCTAACTTCAAACGAAGAATATACCATGTTTTTCCCCAGTACATTTGAATGCAGTTATCATCCAATACTTTTTGATGAGAATCTGCAATAGTTACCCAAAAATGTTCTTGAAGTTGTGCAATAAAGTCCTCCTCTATCAAGTTGGCCTCCATTTCTATTATTCTATCATAAGAGAAGATTGAAAGTTGGGTCTCTGGGATTACATAGGCCATATAATGAGCTGAGGGATGTGTTTCTCCCTGATGAAAGTCCTGATAAACCTTTGCAGACGAAGAAGAACGATGATGCCCATCGGCTATATAAAATGAATCAATCTTTTCAAATGATTTTTGTAAACGAGTAATCACCTCTTTATCCTCTATCACCCATAGTTCATGCCGAATCATATCGGTAGTGTTATGATCTAAAATAGGTAATTTCTCACATGTTTCATTTAGAATAAAGTCTAAGTCGTTATTAGACTCATAACTCATTAAAACAGGTTCTGCATTGAATCCACAAATGTTTAAATAATTTGCAAATATCTCTTCTCGTTTTGGTATAGTTGCCTCGTGTTTTTTGATATGATCGTTTACATAATCCTCCACACTCACTCCTAAGATAAAACCTGTAAATGAAAAGCCTTCATAACTTTGTCTATAAACATAAATAGCTTCATTTTCTTCTTTTAGCAGAAACCCGTTATTCTTAAATCCTTCATAGGCATCATGAATAGCGTGATATTTATCAATTCCTTTTAATTTTTCTTCTATTGAAGAAAGATAATCAGGTTCTATAATTTGCAAAAAAGAATATGGATTGTCCTTTATTCTATTTTTGATTTCCTTATCTGTATAATCAATAAATGATCTTGAAGGTAATAAAGGAGCAATATTTCTAGGAGGACGGACTCCTTTAAAGGGAATTATCTTTGGCATTTTTGGTTTCTTTTAGTTCTCTAATTTTTATTTTGAATAAAGCAAATGTTAAAGTCATCAATGGAGAAATCCAATTGAAAAAACAATAAGGTAAATACAAAATTGTGGCTACTCCTAGAATATTTGCTTGTGCAGCCCCACAGGTATTCCAAGGTACTAATACGGAGGTTACCGTTCCGCTATCTTCAAGAGATCTACTCAAATTTTCTGGTGCTAAACCTTTATCTTGATAAGCTTTTGAAAACATTTTCCCAGGTACTATTATCGCTAAATATTGATCTGAAGCAGTGATATTAAAGAATACGCATGACGAAACAGTAGAAAAGACTAAACCAAATCTTGACTTTACAACACTCAATATTTTCTCACTTATTTGCTTCAGAATTCCTGTTGCCTCTAGTGTTCCACTAAAAAACATGGCGGACAGTATGAGCCATACCGTATTGAGCATTCCTGCCATTCCTGAAGAGGATAATAACTCGGCAACTATTTTATTCTCAGAAGGGATTTTTACTCCATTTGCCATTGACTCAACAATCATTTCATACTGAGCTAAAAAGGCATTAGTAGAATGACTTGCCAAACGAGTCATGAGTTCAGGCTGAAAAAAAACTGCCGAGACGCCTCCTGCTAGTGAACCAAGGAACAAAGCTAATAAAGCATCTACTTTTTTTATGATAAGAGCAATCGTAAACAATGGAATGATAAATAGTCCGATATGGATTTTAAAATTTTGAGTAATTGCCGTTTGAACAGCTTCTAGTCCCTCCACTTGTCCAGAATAGTCTTGAGTAAAACCATATACCAAAAATATAATTAAACTGATTCCAATGGAAGGGAGTGTGGTATAGAGCATATACCTAATATGCGTAAATAGATCCGTACCTGCCATAGCTGGCGCTAAGTTTGTGGTATCTGAAAGTGGCGACATTTTATCTCCAAAATAAGCACCAGAAATTACGGCTCCTGCAATCCAACCTTCAGGAAAACCTAATACCTTACCAATAGCTAATAAGGCTATCCCTACAGTACCGATGGTTGACCAAGAGCTACCAGTTGATAAAGAGATTAAAGCACAGATTATACAAGAAGCAAAAAGAAAAAACTCTGGAGAAAGAAGATCCAAACCATAGTATATCATAGCAGGAACAATTCCACTAATCAACCAAGTACCTGCTAAAGCTCCAATAAATAGTAATATTAAAATGGCCTTCATAGAAGTTGAAATGTTTTCTACAATTCCATTTTGAATTTCTTTCCAGCTAAAACCATATTTTACACCAATTCCAGCAACTATAAGTCCGCTTAAAAGAAGTGCAATTTGGTTGTAGCCATAAGATGAATTGTCTGCAAATAGAAATACATTTAAAGCTAGTAGAACAATTAGAACTAGGAATGGCAGAAGTGCTAAATGAAAGGGGATTTTTGTTTTCTCCATAAAATTAGTTTGGTAAGCAATTTAAAGAAAAGCAAAAGAAAATTCAAACAATTATGAACAAAAAAAAGGCGATTGAAAAATCAACCGCCTAAGTGTGTGTAGTGTGTATGTGTGATTAAGAATTATATCCTTTTTTCTTATTTGCTACATAAAACACTGTAGCAGCAATCACCATAACACCCATAATCATCAACCATTGGTTTTGATCAATACTCATTGTCGAAATAGACATTTGCGTTGAGTTACCAAGAGTTCCTTCTGGGTTGTTATTTGGATTTGTGTTTGGCATTGGTTGTGCCACTAGTCCAGCTAGACTAAACAAGCTGAATGTAAGGGTTAGTATGAACTTTTTCATGACTTGTTTTAATTTAGTTTTTTACGATTTTCGAACTGTGTAAGCTATCGTTTACTTTTGTTCTTACAAAGTAAACACCTGGTTTTAGAGTAACTTGAGTTGAAAACATCTTGAATGTTCCTGGCTCAAATCTTTTAATTAATCTACCTGTTACATCAATGATACTCATTTCTTGAATTTCTGCATTTAAAGATTCAATATCAACAGTGATATTTTGACCATCGAAATACACTTCAGGTTCATAAGAAATACTCTCATCCTCTTTATGCTTAAACTTCAAGAAGAATCTATTTTGTTGTGCAGAACGTTCAAATGTTCT is a window from the Flavobacteriales bacterium genome containing:
- a CDS encoding DUF1456 family protein, which encodes MNNNDVLKRLRYTFNFSDQQMISLFEEAGKTVNRSEVSNWLKPEKDEEFKMLYDKDLAYFLNGFIMLKRGKDPNREMKAESKMNNNLVLRKLKIALNYKDTDMLEVLDLADFRMGKGELNNFFRAPSHPKFMKCKDQILRNFLMGLQLKHRPKEQN
- a CDS encoding PorT family protein; the encoded protein is MRRILLLSFIFCIVGISTAQNRRDKDKKRQIHRVKKTQFGIRSGLNYSMTTGNDIIGNESRIAYHFGAYVQFPLSKKNKDLLIETGLFYSHKGWNLGFIVPDKMNEYMGAVTGLNKLDYGQSSAKMEFLDIPIILKDNQSEKFVPFGGLEFSTLLKTDFEYGYKYVGEDGKEVFKTERTQPKDNLQTLFIGVIMGMEYHVNHFLNLNASFNYPLTNLDNKGFSDIKILNIKLAVGFTF
- a CDS encoding YggS family pyridoxal phosphate-dependent enzyme, which produces MSIKESHAINQSIANIKKEIGEQVTLVAVSKTKPSEDIMIAYEGGQRVFGENKVQELREKHEQLPKDIQWHLIGHLQTNKVKYIAPFVSLIHSLDSEKLAKEIQKRAVTNERVIDCLIQIHLAENELSKHGFSFQEAQYFFEKSLEHYPNIRIKGMMAMGSLTSNEEVTKQEFRKMNTFFREMRSKFPQLEILSMGMSGDYLLAIEEGSNMIRVGSTIFGARNYKI
- a CDS encoding DUF1015 domain-containing protein, which encodes MPKIIPFKGVRPPRNIAPLLPSRSFIDYTDKEIKNRIKDNPYSFLQIIEPDYLSSIEEKLKGIDKYHAIHDAYEGFKNNGFLLKEENEAIYVYRQSYEGFSFTGFILGVSVEDYVNDHIKKHEATIPKREEIFANYLNICGFNAEPVLMSYESNNDLDFILNETCEKLPILDHNTTDMIRHELWVIEDKEVITRLQKSFEKIDSFYIADGHHRSSSSAKVYQDFHQGETHPSAHYMAYVIPETQLSIFSYDRIIEMEANLIEEDFIAQLQEHFWVTIADSHQKVLDDNCIQMYWGKTWYILRLKLENYTIEQYVDELDSQILSNTILRPILGIYDVKNDKRVKFVPGNTDFREIEKRIGSDNSKLAFCLKPVKINQLKTVADKGLIMPAKSTFIEPKLRSGLVIYEY
- the nhaC gene encoding Na+/H+ antiporter NhaC translates to MEKTKIPFHLALLPFLVLIVLLALNVFLFADNSSYGYNQIALLLSGLIVAGIGVKYGFSWKEIQNGIVENISTSMKAILILLFIGALAGTWLISGIVPAMIYYGLDLLSPEFFLFASCIICALISLSTGSSWSTIGTVGIALLAIGKVLGFPEGWIAGAVISGAYFGDKMSPLSDTTNLAPAMAGTDLFTHIRYMLYTTLPSIGISLIIFLVYGFTQDYSGQVEGLEAVQTAITQNFKIHIGLFIIPLFTIALIIKKVDALLALFLGSLAGGVSAVFFQPELMTRLASHSTNAFLAQYEMIVESMANGVKIPSENKIVAELLSSSGMAGMLNTVWLILSAMFFSGTLEATGILKQISEKILSVVKSRFGLVFSTVSSCVFFNITASDQYLAIIVPGKMFSKAYQDKGLAPENLSRSLEDSGTVTSVLVPWNTCGAAQANILGVATILYLPYCFFNWISPLMTLTFALFKIKIRELKETKNAKDNSL